One region of Deinococcus budaensis genomic DNA includes:
- a CDS encoding NAD(P)H-hydrate dehydratase gives MEEAGRAVAEAVRARWPGERTLLLAGGGANGGDALVAARFLAAWGEAVEVLAAPARHPLTRLNRRRLAAYGVRAGVLTPAAVTRCARGVVVDGLLGTGFTPPLRPELGAVVAAVNAARSRPGVRVVAIDLPSGLNAASAEVAGEAVEADLTVALSGFKTALLFGPAARRAGRVVLAPLAVPPGWREDHALASRPDDAEIAAWLPMRAADAHKGTAGHVWVVGGHPGTVGAPALAGVGALRAGAGLVTVYSAAEVPLVTPELMLRRHADLAGALAGAHARGAPDAVCLGMGLGPDAPALARQVLGWDLPTVLDADALQPELAGAGHARCVWTPHPGEAARLLGVGTPEVTRDPLAAARALQERLGGVVVLKGGPSVVAHPGGLSVGRGGHPGMASAGMGDTLAGIVAALLGQGLPAPDAARAGVRLHARAGERAGARLGYGLTASDVAAELGGAWLDLRRTADRRLPTEW, from the coding sequence ATGGAGGAAGCGGGGCGGGCGGTCGCCGAGGCGGTGCGCGCCCGCTGGCCCGGCGAGCGGACGCTGCTGCTCGCCGGGGGCGGGGCCAACGGCGGGGACGCGCTGGTGGCCGCGCGCTTCCTCGCGGCGTGGGGAGAGGCGGTGGAGGTCCTCGCCGCCCCCGCGCGGCACCCGCTGACCCGGCTGAACCGGCGGCGGCTGGCGGCCTACGGGGTGAGGGCCGGGGTGCTGACCCCCGCCGCCGTGACGCGCTGCGCGCGGGGCGTGGTGGTGGACGGCCTGCTGGGCACCGGCTTCACGCCGCCGCTGCGCCCGGAGTTGGGCGCCGTCGTCGCGGCCGTGAACGCGGCGCGGTCCCGCCCAGGGGTGCGGGTGGTCGCCATCGACCTGCCCAGCGGCCTGAACGCGGCCAGCGCGGAGGTGGCGGGCGAGGCTGTGGAGGCCGACCTCACGGTCGCGCTCAGCGGCTTCAAGACCGCGCTGCTGTTCGGCCCCGCCGCGCGCCGGGCGGGGAGGGTCGTGCTCGCGCCGCTGGCGGTGCCGCCGGGCTGGCGGGAAGACCACGCGCTGGCAAGTCGCCCGGACGACGCCGAGATCGCCGCGTGGCTGCCCATGCGCGCGGCGGACGCCCACAAGGGCACGGCCGGGCACGTCTGGGTGGTCGGCGGGCACCCCGGCACGGTGGGCGCCCCGGCGCTGGCGGGGGTGGGGGCGCTGCGGGCCGGGGCCGGGCTGGTCACCGTGTACTCGGCGGCGGAGGTCCCGCTGGTGACGCCCGAGCTGATGCTGCGGCGCCACGCGGACCTGGCGGGCGCGCTCGCCGGGGCGCACGCCCGGGGCGCGCCCGACGCCGTGTGCCTGGGCATGGGCCTGGGGCCGGACGCCCCGGCGCTGGCCCGGCAGGTGCTGGGCTGGGACCTGCCCACCGTCCTCGACGCCGACGCCCTGCAACCGGAACTGGCGGGCGCCGGGCACGCGCGCTGCGTCTGGACCCCGCACCCCGGCGAGGCCGCGCGGCTGCTGGGGGTGGGCACGCCGGAGGTGACGCGCGATCCGCTCGCGGCGGCGCGGGCCTTGCAGGAGCGCCTGGGAGGGGTGGTCGTGCTCAAGGGCGGTCCCAGCGTGGTCGCGCACCCCGGCGGCCTGAGCGTAGGCCGGGGCGGGCACCCCGGCATGGCGAGCGCGGGCATGGGAGACACCCTGGCGGGCATCGTCGCCGCCTTGCTGGGGCAGGGCCTCCCGGCGCCCGACGCGGCGCGGGCCGGGGTCCGGCTGCACGCCCGCGCCGGGGAACGCGCGGGCGCGCGCCTGGGCTACGGCCTGACCGCCAGCGACGTGGCCGCCGAGCTGGGAGGGGCCTGGCTCGACCTGCGGCGGACAGCGGACCGCCGCCTGCCCACAGAATGGTAA
- a CDS encoding DUF4388 domain-containing protein — MQGLLSDLPLLGILELVNATRQTGILDVKAEVPFTVAFAEGEIVGGGILDWLGVDAVQAAPLLPEGGSFEFAPRAVTGTPLAPYEHFTTDWARASDEWEQLCAVIGSPSRVFRGAEAPFDGPEGRSVRGAAQHLGRPLFEVAGQLAAAVRAGQAEPTGRYAWHALRLRSGTTRTSPSPVALALDGERNLGEVIASGLGEAEVRAHLLAEIRAGLRFPGSGWVLRDLIWEQKHLS, encoded by the coding sequence ATGCAGGGACTTCTTTCCGATTTGCCGCTGTTGGGGATTCTAGAGCTGGTCAACGCCACCCGGCAGACCGGCATCCTCGACGTGAAAGCCGAGGTGCCCTTCACGGTGGCCTTTGCGGAGGGCGAGATCGTGGGCGGCGGTATCCTCGACTGGCTGGGGGTGGACGCGGTGCAGGCCGCTCCCCTGCTGCCCGAGGGGGGCAGCTTCGAGTTCGCGCCGCGCGCGGTGACGGGCACGCCGCTGGCACCCTACGAGCACTTCACCACCGACTGGGCGCGGGCCAGCGACGAGTGGGAGCAGCTGTGCGCGGTGATCGGCAGCCCCAGCCGGGTGTTCCGGGGCGCGGAGGCCCCCTTCGACGGGCCGGAGGGCCGCAGCGTGCGCGGCGCGGCCCAGCACCTGGGGCGCCCGCTGTTCGAGGTCGCCGGGCAGCTCGCGGCGGCGGTGCGGGCGGGCCAGGCCGAGCCGACCGGGCGCTACGCCTGGCACGCCCTGCGCCTGCGCTCGGGCACCACCCGCACCTCTCCTTCGCCGGTCGCCCTCGCGCTCGACGGCGAGCGCAACCTGGGGGAGGTGATCGCCTCCGGGCTGGGCGAGGCGGAGGTCCGCGCGCACCTGCTCGCCGAGATTCGAGCTGGACTGCGCTTTCCGGGCAGCGGCTGGGTGCTGCGCGACCTGATCTGGGAACAAAAGCACCTGAGCTGA